In Bacillus cytotoxicus NVH 391-98, the following are encoded in one genomic region:
- a CDS encoding isochorismatase family cysteine hydrolase — translation MKNTALLIIDMINDFNFSEGPILAKKCEMLATSILHLKQNLKTLGYPIIYINDHYQLWRSDINQLISHCTNPYSKNIIQMISPEPDDYVFIKPHYSAFYETPLNSLLGYLKIENLIITGVAGNICILFTANDAHMRNYNLYIPEDCIASNSDQDNIHALKIMKTTLKANIMPSSQFKLTKPPLTF, via the coding sequence ATGAAAAATACAGCTCTACTCATTATCGATATGATTAATGATTTCAACTTCTCCGAAGGACCTATTCTAGCTAAAAAGTGCGAGATGCTAGCAACATCTATCCTACATTTAAAACAGAACTTGAAAACATTAGGTTACCCTATTATTTATATAAATGATCATTATCAATTGTGGAGATCAGATATTAACCAACTAATTTCTCATTGTACAAATCCATACAGCAAGAACATTATACAAATGATTTCTCCTGAACCAGATGATTATGTTTTTATTAAACCACATTACTCTGCATTTTATGAAACACCATTAAACTCTTTATTAGGTTACTTAAAAATTGAAAACCTCATTATCACAGGGGTAGCTGGAAATATATGCATCCTTTTCACGGCTAATGATGCTCATATGAGAAATTATAACCTCTACATACCAGAGGACTGCATCGCTTCTAATTCTGATCAAGATAATATACATGCCTTAAAAATCATGAAAACAACATTAAAGGCAAATATTATGCCTTCGTCTCAATTCAAATTAACTAAACCGCCATTGACTTTCTAA
- the tadA gene encoding tRNA adenosine(34) deaminase TadA: MEQDMYFMKLAIEEAKKAEKIEEVPIGAVLVLDGKVISSAHNLRETEQRSIAHAELLAIDKACKALGTWRLEHATLYVTLEPCPMCAGGIVLSRVKRVVYGASDPKGGCAGTLMNLLTDERFNHQCEVVSGVMEEECGALLTSFFRELRRKRKEQKKIDNKTSC, encoded by the coding sequence ATGGAACAAGATATGTATTTTATGAAGCTGGCAATAGAAGAAGCGAAGAAAGCGGAGAAGATAGAGGAAGTTCCAATTGGAGCTGTACTTGTGTTAGATGGCAAAGTAATTAGTAGCGCTCATAACTTAAGGGAGACAGAACAAAGATCGATTGCTCATGCGGAGTTGTTGGCTATAGATAAGGCTTGTAAAGCTTTGGGAACATGGCGTTTAGAACATGCAACATTATATGTAACCTTGGAGCCATGTCCGATGTGTGCAGGTGGAATTGTTTTATCACGTGTGAAGCGTGTAGTATATGGTGCAAGTGATCCAAAAGGTGGATGTGCTGGTACTTTAATGAATCTTTTAACGGATGAACGTTTTAATCATCAATGTGAAGTTGTCTCAGGTGTAATGGAGGAAGAGTGCGGAGCGCTATTAACAAGCTTCTTTAGAGAACTTCGTAGGAAAAGAAAAGAACAGAAAAAAATTGATAATAAAACAAGTTGTTAA
- the dnaX gene encoding DNA polymerase III subunit gamma/tau has translation MSYQALYRTWRPQKFADVVGQKHVTKTLQNALLQEKASHAYLFSGPRGTGKTTIAKVFAKAINCEHAPVAEPCNECPACLGITQGSISDVLEIDAASNNGVDEIRDIRDKVKYAPSAVKYKVYIIDEVHMLSMGAFNALLKTLEEPPQHVIFILATTEPHKIPPTIISRCQRFEFRKISVHDIVERLETVVTNEGTKVENEALQIVARAAEGGMRDALSIIDQAISYSDEIVTTEDVLAVTGSVSQQYLGNLVECIRDNDVSRALRIIDDMMSKGKDPVRFMEDFIYYYRDMLLYQTSPQLEHMLERVIVDDQFRMLSEAMRPEVIYEIIHTLSKGQQEMKWTNHPRIFLEVVMVQLCQQFMVQANGTDRLQAIINRMQQLEKELADVKKNGVPAGVQQEVRETRTAPKPVRTGNMKIPVGRVHEVLKQAKRQDLEQLKSIWGELLGRLKSYNKVAFAVLLENSEPVAASEDSYVLAFQYEIHCKMASENREAMDTVEQILFELVGKRLNMIAIPKDHWGKIREEFLQREGGNSEESKEQRVDPLIEEAVKLVGQQLIEIKE, from the coding sequence GTGTCATACCAAGCGTTATACCGAACATGGAGACCGCAAAAGTTTGCAGATGTAGTCGGTCAAAAGCACGTAACAAAAACGTTGCAAAATGCCCTTCTTCAAGAAAAAGCTTCGCATGCTTATTTGTTTTCTGGTCCTAGGGGAACAGGTAAAACAACAATTGCAAAAGTATTTGCTAAGGCAATTAACTGTGAGCATGCCCCAGTAGCTGAACCTTGTAATGAATGTCCTGCATGCTTAGGCATTACACAAGGATCTATTTCGGATGTATTAGAAATTGATGCGGCTTCAAATAACGGTGTAGATGAAATTCGAGATATTAGAGATAAGGTAAAATATGCCCCAAGTGCAGTGAAATATAAAGTATACATTATCGATGAAGTTCACATGCTTTCTATGGGAGCTTTTAATGCACTTTTGAAAACATTAGAAGAACCCCCACAACATGTTATCTTTATTTTAGCAACAACAGAACCTCATAAAATTCCACCGACAATTATTTCAAGGTGTCAACGTTTCGAATTTCGAAAAATATCAGTTCATGATATCGTAGAGAGATTAGAAACTGTTGTAACAAACGAAGGTACAAAGGTAGAAAATGAAGCGTTGCAAATTGTTGCGCGTGCTGCTGAAGGTGGAATGCGCGACGCACTTAGTATAATTGACCAAGCTATTTCTTATAGTGATGAAATAGTTACGACTGAGGATGTTTTAGCCGTAACGGGTTCTGTTTCACAACAATATTTAGGTAATCTTGTAGAGTGTATACGTGATAATGATGTATCGAGAGCGTTACGTATTATTGATGATATGATGAGTAAAGGAAAAGATCCTGTTCGTTTTATGGAAGACTTTATTTATTACTATCGGGATATGCTCTTATATCAAACTTCACCACAATTAGAACATATGCTAGAACGGGTCATTGTAGACGATCAGTTTCGTATGTTAAGTGAGGCTATGCGGCCTGAAGTGATTTATGAAATCATTCATACGCTTAGCAAGGGGCAACAGGAAATGAAATGGACAAATCATCCACGAATTTTCCTAGAGGTGGTTATGGTTCAACTTTGTCAGCAATTTATGGTGCAAGCAAATGGAACTGACCGCCTACAAGCAATTATAAACAGAATGCAACAGCTGGAAAAAGAGCTAGCAGATGTGAAAAAGAATGGTGTTCCTGCTGGTGTCCAGCAGGAAGTAAGAGAAACTCGTACAGCACCAAAACCAGTGCGAACAGGAAATATGAAAATTCCTGTTGGCCGTGTACATGAAGTGTTAAAGCAAGCGAAACGCCAAGATTTAGAACAACTAAAGTCTATATGGGGCGAGTTACTAGGGAGATTGAAATCTTACAACAAAGTAGCATTTGCCGTGTTATTAGAAAATAGTGAACCAGTTGCAGCTTCTGAGGATTCATATGTCTTAGCCTTCCAGTACGAGATTCATTGTAAAATGGCAAGTGAGAACCGTGAAGCGATGGATACCGTAGAACAGATTCTATTTGAATTGGTCGGTAAAAGATTAAATATGATTGCAATTCCGAAAGATCATTGGGGAAAAATCCGTGAAGAATTTTTACAACGTGAAGGCGGAAACTCAGAGGAATCAAAGGAACAAAGGGTGGATCCTCTCATAGAAGAGGCTGTAAAATTAGTAGGGCAACAACTAATTGAAATAAAAGAATAA
- a CDS encoding YbaB/EbfC family nucleoid-associated protein has translation MRGGMGNMNNMMKQMQKMQKQMAKAQEELGEKQVEGTAGGGMVTVIANGHKQILDVKMKEEVVDPEDIEMLQDLVLAATNDALKKAEELSNATMGQFTKGLNLPGGLF, from the coding sequence ATGCGTGGCGGAATGGGAAATATGAATAATATGATGAAACAAATGCAAAAAATGCAAAAACAAATGGCGAAAGCACAAGAGGAACTTGGTGAAAAACAAGTTGAAGGTACAGCTGGTGGCGGTATGGTAACAGTTATTGCAAATGGCCATAAGCAAATCCTTGATGTGAAAATGAAAGAAGAAGTTGTAGATCCAGAAGATATTGAAATGTTACAAGACCTTGTATTAGCTGCAACAAATGATGCACTAAAAAAAGCGGAAGAACTTTCTAATGCTACAATGGGCCAATTTACAAAAGGGTTGAACTTACCAGGTGGATTGTTCTAG
- the recR gene encoding recombination protein RecR, with the protein MHYPEPISKLIDSFMKLPGIGPKTAVRLAFFVLDMKEDDVLDFAKSLVNAKRNLTYCSVCGHITDRDPCYICDDSHRDQSVVCVVQEPKDVIAMEKMKEYQGVYHVLRGAISPMEGIGPEDINIPQLLKRLQDETVQEVILATNPNIEGEATAMYISRLLKPTGIKVTRIAHGLPVGGDLEYADEVTLSKALEGRREV; encoded by the coding sequence ATGCATTATCCAGAGCCGATATCAAAGCTTATTGATAGCTTTATGAAACTGCCAGGAATTGGACCAAAGACAGCCGTTCGTTTGGCATTCTTCGTGCTAGACATGAAGGAAGATGATGTATTAGATTTTGCGAAATCACTTGTGAATGCAAAGAGAAATTTAACATATTGTTCTGTTTGTGGTCACATTACGGACCGTGATCCTTGTTATATTTGCGATGACTCTCATCGTGATCAATCGGTTGTTTGTGTTGTGCAGGAACCAAAGGATGTCATCGCAATGGAAAAAATGAAAGAATATCAAGGGGTGTATCATGTGTTGCGTGGTGCGATTTCTCCGATGGAAGGAATTGGACCTGAGGACATTAATATTCCGCAACTTTTAAAGAGATTACAGGATGAAACAGTACAAGAAGTTATTTTAGCGACAAACCCAAATATTGAAGGAGAAGCTACAGCAATGTATATTTCTCGTCTTTTAAAACCAACTGGTATAAAAGTAACACGTATTGCTCATGGCCTCCCGGTAGGTGGAGATTTAGAGTATGCAGATGAAGTGACTTTATCTAAGGCTCTTGAAGGTCGTAGAGAAGTATAA
- a CDS encoding YaaL family protein translates to MFFQKKGKLRKEYDDKLIVLLEKVKNEWLRQKRMVEQSVEPSQDVICSLKIAEAKYFFLLKEAKRRPVKMEQW, encoded by the coding sequence ATGTTTTTTCAAAAAAAGGGGAAATTGCGTAAAGAATATGATGATAAATTAATTGTACTGTTAGAAAAAGTGAAGAATGAATGGTTACGTCAAAAACGGATGGTAGAACAAAGTGTCGAACCGTCCCAAGATGTAATTTGTTCTTTAAAAATAGCAGAGGCAAAATATTTTTTCTTATTAAAAGAAGCAAAACGTCGTCCTGTAAAAATGGAACAATGGTAA
- a CDS encoding pro-sigmaK processing inhibitor BofA family protein: MNSTLVIVSILTLVFILLIFGASLKPIRFIGKVVARVIIGVTLLFIVNIIGTYFDFHLPINVGTASVSSLLGIPGIFALVIIKLYIMPG, encoded by the coding sequence ATGAATTCTACACTCGTTATTGTAAGCATTCTTACTTTAGTCTTTATTTTGTTGATTTTTGGTGCTTCATTGAAACCGATACGTTTTATTGGCAAAGTAGTTGCGAGAGTGATCATCGGGGTCACTTTATTATTTATTGTGAATATAATCGGGACGTATTTCGATTTCCATCTCCCAATTAATGTTGGTACAGCTTCTGTTTCTAGCTTGTTAGGAATACCGGGTATCTTTGCTTTAGTTATTATTAAATTGTATATCATGCCAGGATAA